Part of the Terriglobales bacterium genome is shown below.
GACGGCTTCGATGTCGCCGGTGTCGGCGACCACCAGGGAGTGACGGCGGAGAGATTCGAGCTGCGTGGTCATGACAAATCTTTTAAGTAGTGGGACGGAACGTGACTTAGTGTGCAGAGATGCATGCTGCGGCGCAAGGGCTGGTCGCCACCAACTACTACGTCCGGACCGCGGCATTTCTCTATTGCTTCGTCGTGGTCGGCGAGATGCTCTGGGAGCGGGGCGCCGGACCGCTCGCCTGGACGCTGCTCGCGCTGCAGTTCCTCGCCTACCCGCACATCGTCTACTGGCGCGCCTGGGTCTCCACCCGCCCGGTCAGCGCCGAGCTCGACAACCTGTTCCTCGACGCGGCGCTGCTCGGCGCCTGGTGCGCGGCGCTCGGCTTCCCGACCTGGGTGGTGTTCGGCTTTGTCGGCGCCACCACGCTGAACGCGATCGTGAGCCGCGGCGCCTCGGGCTTCGGCTGGTCGCTCCTGTGCAGCGCGGCCGGGGCGCTGTTCT
Proteins encoded:
- a CDS encoding MASE2 domain-containing protein; the protein is MHAAAQGLVATNYYVRTAAFLYCFVVVGEMLWERGAGPLAWTLLALQFLAYPHIVYWRAWVSTRPVSAELDNLFLDAALLGAWCAALGFPTWVVFGFVGATTLNAIVSRGASGFGWSLLCSAAGALFWVLGGGFYYAPATSELVTALCAVGSFGYMSAVAYVVHQQTRRVAIGRDALRRSEERYRLIAENAADLIAMIDLEGRWLYTSPSWQRVLKLEDLANGVDLF